The following coding sequences are from one Coffea arabica cultivar ET-39 chromosome 11e, Coffea Arabica ET-39 HiFi, whole genome shotgun sequence window:
- the LOC113716951 gene encoding 8-hydroxygeraniol dehydrogenase-like yields MAMDFIGSLIDILKCIWRRVMSYIGFREIPSDNSRELAAKTEHPVKAFGWAARDESGLLSPFKFSRRATGENDVMFTVLYCGICHTDLHTLKNEWGISSYPMVPGHEIVGVVTEVGSKVEKFKVGDKVGVGCMVGSCHSCPSCANDLENYCPKMILTYNSTYYDGTPTYGGYSNIMVADENFVIRWPENLPLDSGAPLLCSGITTYSALKYFGLDGPGMHIGVVGLGGLGHVAVKFAKAFGAKVTVISTSPSKKDDAIVRLQADAFLVSHDKDKMQAGMETLDGIIDTVSAVHDLGPLIGLLKSQGVLVLLGIPNKPLEIPASLLLSSRKVVGGSAIGGIAETQEMIDFAANNKITADVEIIPMGYVNTAMERLAKGDVKFRFVIDIANTLKAT; encoded by the coding sequence ATGGCAATGGATTTCATTGGAAGTTTGATCGATATCTTGAAATGCATTTGGAGAAGAGTCATGAGTTATATTGGCTTCAGGGAGATTCCTTCCGACAACTCTAGAGAGCTTGCTGCAAAAACTGAACACCCAGTTAAGGCCTTCGGTTGGGCAGCCAGAGATGAATCTGGCTTGCTCTCTCCGTTCAAGTTCTCCAGGAGAGCGACGGGTGAAAACGATGTTATGTTCACGGTGCTGTACTGTGGAATTTGTCACACTGATCTTCACACCCTGAAGAACGAGTGGGGTATTTCCAGCTATCCAATGGTCCCAGGCCATGAAATCGTGGGAGTAGTCACAGAAGTTGGTAGCAAAGTGGAGAAATTCAAAGTTGGAGATAAAGTTGGTGTTGGATGCATGGTTGGTTCGTGCCATTCTTGCCCCAGTTGTGCCAACGACCTTGAAAACTATTGTCCTAAAATGATACTCACTTATAATTCAACATACTATGATGGAACTCCAACATATGGAGGCTACTCCAATATCATGGTTGCTGACGAAAACTTTGTGATTCGTTGGCCTGAAAATTTGCCTCTTGATTCTGGAGCACCTCTCCTCTGTTCCGGGATCACAACCTACAGTGCCCTGAAATATTTTGGGCTAGACGGTCCAGGGATGCACATTGGTGTGGTAGGTCTAGGCGGGCTAGGCCATGTGGCCGTGAAGTTTGCCAAGGCATTTGGTGCTAAAGTGACTGTGATCAGTACGAGTCCCAGCAAGAAGGATGACGCCATTGTACGTCTTCAGGCAGATGCCTTTCTGGTTAGCCATGACAAAGACAAAATGCAGGCTGGTATGGAGACATTGGATGGGATCATTGACACAGTCTCGGCGGTTCACGATCTCGGACCATTGATTGGTTTATTGAAGTCACAGGGTGTTCTTGTCCTGCTTGGTATCCCCAACAAGCCGCTTGAAATTCCAGCCTCTCTCTTGCTTTCGAGCAGGAAGGTGGTGGGAGGGAGTGCCATTGGCGGCATCGCGGAGACGCAAGAGATGATTGATTTTGCTGCGAATAACAAAATAACTGCAGATGTTGAGATTATACCAATGGGGTATGTGAACACTGCAATGGAGCGTCTAGCAAAGGGTGATGTCAAGTTCCGATTTGTAATTGACATTGCAAATACCTTGAAGGCTACCTAA
- the LOC113717397 gene encoding large ribosomal subunit protein uL22y-like, producing the protein MLPALTCSIIDRHFGKLLWADVALENVQQITTRLLLKIPSSTRPLLLLLKNPSRSIPIRFPHAEKMVKYSREPDNPTKSCKARGSDLRVHFKNTRETAHAIRKLPLAKAKRYLEDVLAHKQAIPFTRFCGGVGRTAQAKNRHSNGQGRWPVKSARFILDLLKNAESNAEVKGLDVDSLFISHIQVNQAQKQRRRTYRAHGRINPYMSSPCHIELILSEKEESVKKEPESQLATSKSRKT; encoded by the exons ATGCTGCCTGCGTTAACATGCTCTATTATAGATCGGCATTTTGGTAAACTTCTTTGGGCCGACGTAGCCTTAGAAAATGTGCAGCAGATCACCACAAGACTTCTGCTGAAAATCCCTAGCAGCACTAGGCCACTTCTTCTTCTGCTGAAAAACCCTAGCAGGAGCATTCCCATCCGTTTCCCCCACGCTGAAAAGATG GTGAAGTACTCAAGGGAGCCCGATAACCCTACCAAGT CCTGCAAAGCTAGGGGATCTGATCTCCGTGTTCATTTCAAG AACACAAGGGAAACAGCGCATGCCATCAGGAAGCTGCCTTTAGCCAAGGCTAAGAGGTACTTGGAGGATGTTTTGGCCCATAAACAGGCAATTCCTTTTACACGTTTCTGTGGAGGTGTTGGCCGTACTGCTCAGGCCAAGAATAGGCATTCAAATGGACAGGGTCGCTGGCCTGTTAAATCTGCTAGATTCATTTTGGATTTGCTCAAGAATGCTGAAAGCAATGCAGAG GTGAAAGGCTTGGATGTGGATTCACTTTTCATTTCTCACATTCAGGTGAATCAAGCACAAAAACAAAGACGCCGCACATATCGTGCCCATGGAAGAATAAACC CCTACATGTCTTCCCCCTGCCATATTGAGTTGATTTTGTCTGAGAAGGAAGAGTCTGTGAAAAAGGAG CCTGAATCGCAGTTGGCCACAAGTAAATCTAGGAAGACTTAA
- the LOC113716950 gene encoding receptor protein kinase-like protein ZAR1 codes for MPVLRILLVVISVVFHVVLQLKRGNSLTADGLSLLSLKSAIDGGGSALTDWNEDDATPCHWSGISCMNISGSNDPRVVGITVSGKNLRGYIPSELGTLIYLRRLNLHGNNFYGSIPDQLFNASSLHSLFLYGNNLSGPLPPSICNLPRLQNLDLSNNSLSEALPKELRSCRQLQRLILARNKFSGNIPAGIFPELANLEQLDLSSNSFTGSIPEDIGELKSLTGTLNLSFNQFTGDIPKSLGDLPLTVSFDLRNNNLSGEIPQTGSFANQGPTAFLNNPMLCGFPLQKTCRNSSNNPPGVQSSSRDNEGVDSHKGLKPGLIILIAVADAIGVAFVGLVIVYLYWRRKDSGGCSCTGKVKFGGNEKRKLCAFPCVGAFPSNDSEIQSEKGVDGGGSGANGSEGDLVAIDKGFNFELDELLRASAYVLGKSGLGIVYKVVLGSGVPVAVRRLGEGGEQRYKEFVAEIQAIGRVKHPNIVRLRAYYWAPDEKLLISDFISNGNLASALHGRTGQASSSLSWGTRLKIAKGTARGLAYLHECSPRKFVHGDIKPSNILLDNDFQACISDFGLNRLINITGNNPSSSGGFIGGALPYLKSAQPERPNNYQSPEARIPGNRPTQKWDVYSFGVVLLELLTGKSPELSSPTTSTSTEIPDLVRWVRKGFEEENPLSDMVDPMLLKEVHAKKEVLAAFHVALACTEADPEVRPRMKTISENLEKI; via the exons ATGCCGgttttgagaattttattagTTGTGATTTCTGTTGTATTTCATGTCGTCTTACAACTTAAGCGGGGGAATTCTCTAACCGCCGACGGGCTTTCCCTCTTGTCCCTCAAGTCCGCCATCGACGGCGGCGGTTCCGCATTAACTGACTGGAATGAGGACGATGCCACGCCATGTCACTGGTCTGGAATTTCGTGTATGAACATTTCCGGCTCCAATGATCCTCGTGTCGTCGGAATCACCGTCTCCGGCAAGAATCTCCGTGGCTACATTCCCTCCGAGCTCGGCACGCTTATTTATCTCCGTCGCCTTAATCTTCACGGCAACAACTTCTACGGTTCCATCCCTGATCAGCTCTTCAACGCCTCCTCGCTCCACAGCTTGTTTCTTTACGGTAACAACCTCTCCGGACCGCTGCCTCCCTCGATTTGCAATCTCCCTCGTCTCCAGAACCTTGATCTTTCCAACAATTCTCTCTCGGAAGCCCTCCCGAAGGAGCTCCGGAGCTGCAGGCAGTTGCAGCGATTAATTCTAGCCAGAAATAAGTTTTCCGGCAACATTCCGGCTGGGATCTTCCCGGAGCTGGCTAACTTAGAGCAGCTTGATCTCTCATCCAATTCATTCACCGGTTCGATCCCGGAAGACATTGGAGAATTGAAATCGTTAACCGGGACCTTGAACCTTTCCTTTAATCAGTTTACTGGGGACATCCCCAAGTCTTTGGGTGATTTACCGCTCACGGTTAGTTTTGATCTGAGGAATAATAATTTAAGTGGTGAAATTCCCCAAACGGGGTCGTTTGCTAATCAGGGTCCGACCGCATTTCTCAATAATCCAATGTTATGTGGATTTCCTCTGCAAAAAACATGTAGGAACAGTTCAAATAATCCTCCGGGGGTCCAGTCGTCTTCACGGGATAATGAGGGGGTGGATTCGCATAAAGGGCTAAAACCGGGGTTGATCATACTGATTGCAGTGGCCGATGCCATAGGAGTGGCATTTGTAGGACTGGTGATCGTGTATTTGtattggaggaggaaagactcCGGTGGCTGTAGCTGTACCGGGAAAGTGAAGTTTGGTGGGAATGAGAAGAGGAAGCTGTGTGCTTTCCCTTGTGTAGGTGCATTTCCGAGTAATGACTCAGAAATTCAGTCGGAGAAGGGGGTTGATGGTGGTGGAAGTGGTGCTAATGGGAGTGAGGGGGATCTTGTTGCTATAGACAAGGGCTTTAATTTTGAGCTTGATGAGCTGTTGAGGGCGTCGGCTTACGTATTGGGAAAGAGTGGGCTGGGGATAGTGTACAAGGTTGTGCTGGGGAGTGGCGTGCCAGTGGCAGTGAGGAGGCTGGGCGAGGGTGGTGAACAGAGGTATAAGGAATTTGTGGCGGAGATTCAGGCTATTGGAAGGGTGAAGCATCCAAACATCGTCAGATTGAGGGCTTATTACTGGGCTCCTGACGAGAAGCTTCTTATCAGCGACTTCATTTCGAATGGCAACTTGGCTTCTGCTCTTCATG GGAGAACAGGTCAGGCATCATCTAGCTTATCATGGGGAACCAGGCTGAAAATTGCTAAAGGAACAGCGAGGGGCTTAGCGTATCTTCACGAATGTAGCCCCAGAAAATTTGTCCATGGAGACATAAAGCCCTCTAATATTCTCCTTGACAATGATTTTCAAGCTTGCATTTCTGATTTCGGCCTGAACCGCCTGATCAATATCACAGGCAACAATCCTTCATCCTCTGGTGGATTTATAGGTGGGGCTCTTCCATATTTAAAATCAGCTCAACCCGAGCGACCCAACAATTACCAATCACCGGAAGCTCGGATCCCTGGCAACCGACCTACCCAAAAGTGGGATGTCTACTCATTTGGAGTTGTCTTGCTCGAGTTGCTGACAGGGAAGTCTCCAGAGCTCTCGTCTCCTACGACATCCACTTCCACGGAGATCCCAGACCTAGTAAGGTGGGTGAGGAAGGGATTTGAAGAGGAAAACCCACTATCAGACATGGTAGACCCAATGTTGCTTAAAGAAGTACACGCAAAGAAGGAAGTACTTGCAGCGTTTCATGTAGCGCTTGCATGCACGGAGGCAGACCCTGAGGTTCGACCAAGGATGAAGACTATTTCTGAGAATCTTGAGAAGATTTGA